One Manihot esculenta cultivar AM560-2 chromosome 18, M.esculenta_v8, whole genome shotgun sequence genomic window carries:
- the LOC110605873 gene encoding E3 ubiquitin-protein ligase RNF170, whose translation MDGPPANDWCSVCHGRFRVPCQANCSHWFCGDCIMLVWHHGSAIQPCKCPLCRRQITLLVPSETSQRERHNPEVAEILQKVQAYNRLFGGQTSGLIQRMQDLPFLLKRLLREIMDPQRSLPLVIRARVYIAMILSAIYILSPVDIIPEGILGIVGLLDDFLIGLICFLHVAAIYRSVLYYRHGGS comes from the exons ATGGACGGGCCTCCGGCGAACGATTGGTGCTCTGTTTGCCATGGACGCTTCAGGGTCCCCTGCCAGGCCAATTGCTCTCATTGGTTTTGCG GTGATTGCATTATGCTTGTTTGGCATCATGGATCTGCAATTCAACCTTGCAAATGCCCACTATGTCGTCGTCAAATTACATTGTTGGTCCCTAGTGAAACTTCACAAAGGGAGCGTCATAACCCTGAAGTTGCTGAGATTTTGCAAAAGGTTCAAGCGTATAATCGTCTTTTTGGTGGACAAACTAGTGGTCTCATTCAG AGAATGCAAGACCTTCCCTTTCTGCTAAAAAGGTTGTTACGGGAAATTATGGATCCTCAAAGGTCACTTCCTCTTGTCATCAGGGCACGTGTCTACATTGCA ATGATATTGAGTGCTATCTACATTCTGAGCCCTGTAGACATCATTCCAGAAG GTATTCTGGGTATAGTTGGCCTCTTGGATGATTTCCTCATAGGACTTATCTGTTTTCTTCATGTTGCTGCCATATATCGGTCAGTACTGTACTATCGTCACGGAGGTTCATGA